Proteins from a genomic interval of Salinarchaeum sp. Harcht-Bsk1:
- a CDS encoding ATP-dependent DNA helicase, translating into MDVETIPELPTGAAELLREDGIDSLYPPQAEAVEAGVTQGDNLVASVPTASGKTLIAQLAMISAIDRGGTALYIVPLRALASEKAAEFEQLEALGIDVGVSTGNYEASGEWLASKDLIVATSEKVDSLVRNGASWIENLGCVVSDEVHLIDDPERGPTLEVTLAKLRQLNPGAQIVALSATIDNADAIAEWLDAELVDTDWRPIDLRMGVHYGGAAHFDDGEEGHTREELPVGASESATGAIVRDTLEDGGSTLVFVNSRRNAEAAAGRLGSVVEPNLEPEERAKLATLAEEIRDVSDTETSDDLADAVAKGAAFHHAGLASEHRSLVEDAFRDRLVKVVSATPTLAAGVNTPSRRVVVRDWRRFDGNAGGMQPLPVLEVHQMMGRAGRPGMDPYGEALLLAKGHDELDELFDRYVEADPEPVQSKLAAEPALRTHVLATVASGFARSREELLSFLEETLYASQTSEAGRIGRVVEDVLVYLQRNDFLERDGGTLTATNLGHTVSRLYLDPMSAATIVDGIEHALVVDDGSASGDSAAERRDETSEEVPLDDAEAALNEESASGGFTPASELVDSATAGDDAADGAENDVEAATEPAEDAGPTYADDVPLTPLALYHLVSRTPDMYELYLRSGDRETYSELYYEHETELLGAAPSEYEEDRFEHWLSALKTAKLLEDWAEELDEDKITNRYGVGPGDIRSKVDTAEWLLGATEEIVAELGAPVVDDVREARMRVQHGVKDELLELVGVRGVGRKRARRLYRAGIENREALRTADKSVILGALRGREATAETILENAGREDASMEAVEPDEDAEASVEAASGSGGSGGGPDASADDDANGDQANLGDFS; encoded by the coding sequence ATGGACGTCGAGACGATCCCGGAGTTGCCAACCGGCGCCGCCGAGCTACTGCGCGAGGACGGGATCGACTCGCTGTACCCGCCGCAAGCGGAGGCGGTCGAGGCGGGCGTCACGCAAGGGGATAACCTCGTCGCGAGCGTGCCGACCGCGAGCGGGAAGACGCTGATCGCCCAACTCGCGATGATCTCGGCGATCGACCGCGGCGGGACGGCGCTCTACATCGTCCCACTCCGGGCACTGGCCAGCGAGAAGGCCGCGGAGTTCGAGCAGCTGGAGGCGCTGGGCATCGACGTCGGCGTCTCCACCGGGAACTACGAGGCCAGCGGCGAGTGGCTCGCGAGCAAGGACCTGATCGTCGCGACCTCGGAGAAGGTGGACTCGCTCGTGCGCAACGGGGCCTCCTGGATCGAGAACCTCGGCTGCGTCGTCTCCGACGAGGTCCACCTGATCGACGACCCCGAGCGCGGCCCGACATTGGAAGTCACCCTCGCAAAGCTCCGCCAGCTGAACCCCGGCGCACAGATCGTCGCCCTCTCCGCGACGATCGACAACGCCGACGCGATCGCCGAGTGGCTGGACGCCGAACTCGTCGACACGGACTGGCGCCCGATCGACCTCCGGATGGGCGTGCACTACGGCGGCGCGGCGCACTTCGACGACGGCGAGGAGGGCCACACGCGCGAAGAGCTTCCCGTCGGGGCCAGCGAGTCCGCGACCGGTGCGATCGTCCGGGACACCCTGGAGGACGGCGGTTCGACGCTGGTGTTCGTCAACTCCAGGCGGAACGCCGAGGCGGCGGCGGGGCGACTCGGCTCCGTCGTCGAACCGAATCTGGAACCCGAGGAACGCGCCAAACTCGCCACGCTCGCCGAGGAGATCCGGGACGTCAGCGACACCGAGACCAGCGACGACCTCGCCGACGCCGTCGCGAAGGGCGCGGCCTTCCACCACGCCGGGCTCGCGAGCGAGCACCGCAGCCTCGTCGAGGACGCGTTCCGCGATCGGCTCGTGAAGGTCGTTTCCGCGACCCCCACGCTCGCGGCGGGCGTGAACACCCCGAGCCGCCGGGTCGTCGTCCGAGATTGGCGGCGCTTCGACGGGAACGCCGGCGGGATGCAGCCCCTGCCCGTCCTCGAGGTCCACCAGATGATGGGCCGGGCGGGCCGGCCGGGCATGGACCCCTACGGCGAGGCGCTCCTGCTCGCGAAGGGCCACGACGAACTCGACGAACTGTTCGATCGCTACGTCGAGGCCGATCCGGAGCCAGTGCAGTCGAAGCTCGCCGCCGAGCCCGCGCTCCGGACCCACGTCCTCGCGACGGTCGCCTCCGGGTTCGCCCGCTCCAGAGAGGAGCTCCTCTCCTTCCTCGAAGAAACGCTCTACGCCAGCCAGACCAGCGAGGCCGGCCGCATCGGGCGCGTGGTCGAGGACGTCCTCGTCTACCTCCAGCGCAACGACTTCCTCGAGCGGGACGGCGGAACGCTCACGGCGACCAACCTCGGACACACCGTCTCGCGGCTCTACCTCGACCCGATGAGCGCCGCGACGATCGTCGACGGCATCGAGCACGCGCTGGTGGTCGACGACGGGAGTGCGTCGGGAGATTCGGCGGCAGAACGCCGCGACGAAACCAGTGAGGAGGTCCCGCTCGACGACGCCGAGGCCGCGCTCAACGAGGAGAGCGCCAGCGGCGGATTCACGCCGGCCAGCGAACTCGTCGATTCCGCCACTGCCGGTGACGACGCGGCTGATGGCGCCGAGAATGACGTAGAAGCAGCGACCGAACCGGCCGAGGACGCCGGCCCGACCTACGCCGACGACGTGCCCCTCACCCCGCTCGCGTTGTACCACCTCGTCTCGCGCACACCGGACATGTACGAACTGTACCTCCGCTCGGGCGATCGCGAGACCTACAGCGAACTCTACTACGAGCACGAGACGGAGCTACTGGGCGCCGCACCGAGCGAGTACGAGGAGGACCGCTTCGAGCACTGGCTGTCGGCGCTCAAGACCGCGAAACTGCTGGAGGACTGGGCGGAGGAACTCGACGAGGACAAGATCACGAACCGCTACGGCGTCGGCCCCGGCGACATCCGCTCGAAGGTCGACACCGCCGAGTGGCTGCTCGGCGCGACCGAGGAGATCGTCGCGGAACTCGGCGCGCCGGTCGTCGACGACGTCCGGGAGGCCAGGATGCGCGTCCAGCACGGCGTGAAGGACGAACTCCTCGAACTCGTCGGGGTACGGGGCGTCGGTCGCAAGCGGGCGCGGCGGCTCTATCGCGCCGGGATCGAGAACCGGGAGGCGCTCCGGACGGCGGACAAGAGCGTGATTCTCGGTGCCCTCCGTGGCCGCGAGGCGACCGCGGAGACCATCCTCGAGAACGCCGGGCGAGAGGACGCCTCGATGGAGGCCGTCGAACCGGACGAGGACGCGGAGGCGAGCGTGGAGGCAGCGAGCGGATCGGGCGGAAGCGGCGGCGGACCGGACGCCAGCGCCGACGACGACGCCAACGGCGACCAGGCGAACCTGGGTGACTTCTCGTGA
- a CDS encoding HAD family hydrolase: protein MGYDAVVFDNDGVLVEPTDWDVIRAAIREAFNEVGVVEPADEHVERLIGVTVDDVHAVADAYDLDPHELWEARDTAGSRHQSELVRNGGKSLFPDVAALSRISRPMGVVSNNQHATVETIVDHYELEEHFDVVYGRQPTIEDVANKKPEPFYLNKALDEIGVEDAIYVGDSVKDIEVARRVGVDAAFVRRSHNDGVELPHEPELEVSDLERLADAIE, encoded by the coding sequence ATGGGGTACGACGCGGTCGTCTTCGACAACGACGGGGTGCTCGTCGAGCCAACTGACTGGGACGTGATCCGGGCGGCCATCCGGGAGGCCTTCAACGAGGTCGGGGTGGTCGAGCCTGCCGACGAGCACGTCGAGCGGCTGATCGGCGTCACGGTCGACGACGTCCACGCCGTCGCCGATGCCTACGATCTCGACCCCCACGAGCTGTGGGAGGCTCGCGACACCGCAGGCTCGCGGCACCAGTCCGAACTGGTTCGGAACGGTGGGAAGAGCCTCTTCCCCGACGTCGCTGCCCTCTCGCGGATCTCGCGCCCGATGGGGGTCGTCTCGAACAACCAGCACGCGACCGTCGAGACGATCGTCGACCACTACGAACTCGAGGAGCACTTCGATGTCGTCTACGGCCGGCAGCCGACGATCGAGGACGTCGCGAACAAGAAGCCCGAACCGTTCTACCTGAACAAGGCGCTCGACGAGATCGGTGTCGAGGACGCGATCTACGTTGGGGACAGCGTCAAGGACATCGAGGTGGCGCGCCGCGTGGGCGTCGACGCGGCGTTCGTCCGACGCTCGCACAACGACGGCGTCGAACTCCCCCACGAGCCCGAACTCGAGGTCTCCGACCTGGAGCGTCTCGCCGACGCGATCGAGTGA
- a CDS encoding FkbM family methyltransferase, with amino-acid sequence MIDATEEATVRTRVLNGVAVPSTDLEEGVDTYPTHEETVVAALRRHVRRGDRVVVVGGGWGTSTVVAARMTHFEGEVTTFEPASEMLEIVRRTVEVNRVADVVTLEHAAIGSVSDSSERIFGRADGDVRPPSAIPDCDVLDVDCEGAELDVLRGLECRPRLLTVEAHPHLGGSHDEIEAEFDRLGYEIAHREPIASDDDIVNYVARRDR; translated from the coding sequence ATGATCGACGCGACCGAGGAGGCGACAGTTCGGACGCGCGTCCTGAACGGCGTCGCCGTCCCGAGCACCGATCTCGAGGAGGGCGTCGACACGTATCCGACCCACGAAGAAACGGTGGTGGCTGCCCTCAGACGGCACGTTCGCCGCGGGGATCGTGTGGTCGTCGTGGGCGGTGGCTGGGGCACGAGCACCGTCGTGGCGGCTCGGATGACGCACTTCGAGGGCGAGGTCACGACGTTCGAACCGGCCTCGGAGATGCTGGAGATCGTTCGACGGACCGTCGAGGTCAATCGCGTCGCCGACGTCGTCACGCTCGAGCACGCAGCGATCGGCTCGGTGTCTGACTCCAGCGAGCGGATCTTCGGCCGGGCCGACGGGGACGTCCGTCCGCCGTCGGCGATTCCGGACTGCGACGTGCTCGACGTCGACTGTGAGGGTGCCGAACTCGACGTGCTCCGCGGACTGGAGTGCCGTCCCAGACTGCTCACAGTCGAGGCGCACCCACACCTGGGCGGTTCGCACGACGAAATCGAAGCGGAGTTCGACCGACTCGGATACGAGATCGCTCACCGAGAACCGATCGCGTCCGACGACGACATCGTGAACTACGTCGCACGTCGGGATCGATAG
- a CDS encoding DUF1349 domain-containing protein produces the protein MDWYNEPAEWSETDDRLTVAVEGDTDFWRHTLHDFVADDAHFYHRDVSGDFTATVKLTGDYAAQYDQAGLMVREDETTWVKCGVELLDGVQQAGAVITRDASDWSVLPLAEDPDSVWIQVERIGSAVEVSYSLDGEAFMLLRQGYLSDAETLRVGPMAAAPQGEGFEVVFENFSVT, from the coding sequence ATGGACTGGTACAACGAGCCTGCCGAGTGGTCCGAAACCGACGATCGTCTCACCGTCGCCGTCGAGGGCGACACCGACTTCTGGCGGCACACGCTCCACGACTTCGTCGCCGACGACGCCCACTTCTATCACCGCGACGTGTCCGGCGATTTCACCGCGACGGTGAAGCTCACAGGGGACTACGCGGCCCAGTACGACCAGGCCGGGTTGATGGTGCGCGAGGACGAGACCACGTGGGTAAAGTGCGGCGTCGAACTCCTCGACGGCGTCCAGCAGGCCGGTGCGGTGATCACACGCGACGCGTCGGACTGGTCCGTGCTCCCGCTGGCCGAGGACCCGGACTCTGTGTGGATCCAGGTCGAGCGGATCGGTTCGGCCGTGGAAGTGTCCTACTCGCTCGACGGCGAGGCGTTCATGCTGCTCCGCCAGGGCTACCTCAGCGACGCCGAGACGCTGCGGGTCGGGCCGATGGCCGCTGCGCCCCAGGGCGAGGGGTTCGAGGTCGTCTTCGAGAACTTCTCCGTCACGTAG
- a CDS encoding SCO family protein, protein MNRRTVLSRLGGAATLGIAGCLGGDGGGGDGNVVLDEPDRQFESADVPYPAWGERVPDVTLPAIPGESPVSVRELDEPALLTYFYSSCQTVCPVLISTLRNVQAHAQTNGYADEVQFLPITFDPERDTAERLQDYADQMNVDLSAGNWQFLRPESPDRARTVVDEQFGVVFQRTHPEDMDMYMFTHGAMTTLVNADGYVERAYRSQSPDQDRIVDDLATVRSA, encoded by the coding sequence ATGAACCGACGAACGGTGCTGTCCCGACTCGGCGGCGCGGCAACCCTGGGAATCGCGGGCTGTCTCGGTGGCGACGGCGGTGGCGGCGACGGGAACGTCGTGCTCGACGAACCGGATCGCCAGTTCGAGAGCGCCGACGTACCCTACCCGGCCTGGGGCGAACGCGTCCCCGACGTCACCCTCCCTGCGATCCCGGGCGAATCGCCCGTCTCGGTTCGCGAACTCGACGAGCCGGCGCTGCTCACCTACTTCTACAGCAGTTGCCAGACCGTCTGTCCGGTGTTGATCTCGACGCTCCGGAACGTCCAGGCTCACGCACAGACCAACGGGTACGCCGACGAGGTGCAGTTCCTCCCCATCACGTTCGACCCCGAGCGCGACACGGCGGAGCGCCTGCAGGACTACGCCGACCAGATGAACGTCGACCTCTCGGCGGGGAACTGGCAGTTCCTCCGCCCCGAGTCTCCCGACCGGGCGAGGACCGTCGTGGACGAGCAGTTCGGCGTCGTCTTCCAGCGCACTCACCCCGAGGACATGGACATGTACATGTTCACCCACGGCGCGATGACGACGCTCGTCAACGCCGACGGCTACGTCGAGCGCGCTTACCGGTCGCAATCGCCCGATCAGGACCGAATCGTCGACGACCTTGCGACGGTGAGATCCGCGTGA
- a CDS encoding TlpA disulfide reductase family protein: MRRRQALAAVAGLGLTGGSAWIAKNGIPGRESTASRLPITVETLDARGSSAGETPVPIPGSVTVVDLFATWCPPCDEQLAILDDVRSSYPSVEFVSVTNERPSDALTREDIAAWWNDHDGNWTLGLDPGSDLLAAFGASGLPYVAIADADGSIRFQDGGLVEAGPLRRELDELV; the protein is encoded by the coding sequence GTGAGGCGACGGCAGGCGCTGGCCGCGGTCGCGGGCCTGGGGCTCACCGGCGGGAGCGCGTGGATCGCGAAAAACGGCATCCCGGGCCGGGAATCCACGGCGTCCCGGCTACCGATTACCGTCGAGACCCTCGACGCGCGTGGATCGAGCGCGGGCGAGACGCCGGTCCCGATCCCCGGCTCCGTGACCGTCGTGGATCTGTTCGCGACGTGGTGTCCGCCCTGCGACGAGCAACTCGCGATCCTCGACGACGTCCGGTCGTCGTATCCGTCCGTCGAGTTCGTCTCCGTCACGAACGAGCGCCCGAGCGACGCGCTCACCCGCGAGGACATCGCCGCGTGGTGGAACGACCACGACGGCAACTGGACGCTGGGGCTCGATCCGGGCAGCGACCTGCTCGCCGCATTCGGCGCGAGCGGGCTCCCCTACGTCGCGATCGCCGACGCAGACGGGTCGATCCGCTTCCAGGACGGTGGGCTGGTGGAGGCCGGACCCCTCCGACGGGAACTCGACGAGTTGGTCTAG